Genomic DNA from Streptomyces sp. NBC_01571:
GTGCCATGACAGAGAACAGCACGGGGCGGCCGGCGGCCGCCGCAGGTGTCCTGGGCGCGGCCACGGTCGCGACGGGTCTGATCGCGGGCGTCTTCTGCATCTTCGCCTGCGCCGTCATGCCGGCGCTGGCGCGCAGCGACGACCGCGTCTTCGTCGAGGTCATGGGGAACATCGACGACGTGATCCAGAACCCGGTGTTCTTCCTGAGCTTCCTGGGCGCGCCGGTCCTCACGGCCGTCTCCGCCCGGCAGACGCGCAGGTCCCCCCACCGCCGGTGGGTGTGGGCGGCCCTGGCCGCATACGGACTCGCGTTCCTGGTCACCACGGTCGTGAACGTCCCGCTCAACGACCGGCTGGCGGCCGCGGGCGACCCGGCGCGGAACACCGACCCGGCCGCCGTGCGCGAGCGGTTCGAGGACACCTGGGTCGCCTGGAACGTCGTACGGGCCCTGCTGTCGACGGTCGCCCTGGCCTGCCTCGCCCGCGCCCTGCTCCTCCACCGAGGAGCGGCCCTCACCCGTCCGCGTACTTGGCGTCGGCGGCCGGGTCGAGGGCCAGCCGGTAGCCGCGCTTGACCACGGTCTGGATGAGTCCGGGGGTGCCCAGCGCGGTGCGCAGCCGGGCCATGGCCGTCTCGACGGCGTGCTCGTCGCGTCCGGCGCCCGGCAGCGCCCGCAGCAGTTCGGCCCGCGCCACCACCCAGCCCGGCCGCCTCGACAGGGCCCGCAGCAGCGACATCCCGGCGGGCGGTACGGGACGCAGCGCGCCGCCGACCAGCACCGCGTGCCCGCGGATCTCCACCCGATGGCCGGCGATCGGCAACGTGCGGGCGCGGCCCGGGAGTTCCTGGCAGAGCAGTTGGACGAGGGGGCCGAGCCGGAAGCGCTCGGGCTGGACCGTGGTGACGCCGCGGGCCTGGAGCGGCAGCGCGGTGACCGGGCCGACGCAGGCGGGCAGCACGTCGTGGTGGAGGGCGGCGAGCAGTTCGGGGAGCAGGCCGCGTCCCTCGGCGCGGGACAGCAGGGAGGCGGCGGCGGGCGCGCTGGTGAAGGTGAGCGCGTCCAGGCCCCGGGTGACGGTGGCGTCCAGCAGCCGGTCGACGGGGCCGATGTCCTCCGGCGGCATCCACCGGTACACCGGCACGGGCACCACCTCGGCGCCCGCCGCCCGCAGCGACTCCACGAACCCGGGCAGCGGTTCACCGTGCAGTTGTACGGCGATCCGGCGGCCCTCCACGCCCTCCTCCAGGAGCCGGTCGAGCACCTCGGCCATGGACTCGGAGGACGGCGACCACTCCTCGGTCAGTCCCTGGGCCCGTATCGCGCCCTTGACCTTGGGCCCGCGCGCGAGGACCTCGACTCCGCGCAGCCGTCCGAGCAGGGCCTCGCCCAGTCCCCATCCGTCGGCGGCCTCGATCCAGCCCCGGAAGCCGATGGCGGTCGTGGCCACCGCGATGTCCGGGGCCCGGTCGATCAGTTCCTTGGTGGCGGCGAGCAGTTCGCCGTCGTCGGCGAGCGGCACGATGCGCAGGGCCGGGGCGTGCTGGACACAGGCGCCGCGCCGCTGGAGCAGCGCGCCGAGTTCGTCGGCCCGGCGTGCGGCCGTCACGCCCACGGTGAAACCGGAGAGGGGGCCGTGATCCTGCGGGGCGGGTCGCTGCGGTTCCTCGTACATGGGTCTCGTCTCACGCTGGAGTCGTCGTGCACTGGCGGCCGACCGAGCCTGTCAACGCCCCGTGACAGGCCCGGTTCCCCGTGATGTCACCCGTGTTACGTCAGACCTCGGCGTAGTCGAGCCGCGGCTTCGCCTCCGCGGCTGCGACGGTCCGGGTCCGGGGTGCGGGCCCGCGAAGGTATACGGCCCAAGTGACCGCGAAGCAGAGCCCGTAG
This window encodes:
- a CDS encoding DUF1772 domain-containing protein, which codes for MTENSTGRPAAAAGVLGAATVATGLIAGVFCIFACAVMPALARSDDRVFVEVMGNIDDVIQNPVFFLSFLGAPVLTAVSARQTRRSPHRRWVWAALAAYGLAFLVTTVVNVPLNDRLAAAGDPARNTDPAAVRERFEDTWVAWNVVRALLSTVALACLARALLLHRGAALTRPRTWRRRPGRGPAGSRA
- a CDS encoding uroporphyrinogen-III synthase — translated: MYEEPQRPAPQDHGPLSGFTVGVTAARRADELGALLQRRGACVQHAPALRIVPLADDGELLAATKELIDRAPDIAVATTAIGFRGWIEAADGWGLGEALLGRLRGVEVLARGPKVKGAIRAQGLTEEWSPSSESMAEVLDRLLEEGVEGRRIAVQLHGEPLPGFVESLRAAGAEVVPVPVYRWMPPEDIGPVDRLLDATVTRGLDALTFTSAPAAASLLSRAEGRGLLPELLAALHHDVLPACVGPVTALPLQARGVTTVQPERFRLGPLVQLLCQELPGRARTLPIAGHRVEIRGHAVLVGGALRPVPPAGMSLLRALSRRPGWVVARAELLRALPGAGRDEHAVETAMARLRTALGTPGLIQTVVKRGYRLALDPAADAKYADG